In Neorhizobium sp. NCHU2750, a single genomic region encodes these proteins:
- a CDS encoding murein hydrolase activator EnvC translates to MGARLKRPVGRGSALASTLAMAGLLLSVPYSAPAQDVSPTQVPATNPATSNTDGAAPAADPTAELQHKQEETRKQLEDLGKTMKLSADKVTSIEQSIANTNKNSADIRQALIESAARRKGLEQKIQDSEKKIASLGVQEDKIRNSLRDRRGVLAEVLAALERMGRNPPPALLVTPEDALASVRSAILLGAVVPGMRAEADRLVADLKTLSETRQAAATEKQSVTDTIATSLEEDKRMDLLLAENDKLNNQNNADLDAERQRATELANRSTSLEGLIGSLEDQIASVRDAMDRARAEEERQKQLSESEREKARQLAESGVPDKNRIAPAYPFSSLKNKLELPVAGDVVRWYGDPDGTGHPARGITIASNPGSVVTAPADGLVVFAGAFRSYGQTIILNAGDGYYVVMTGMEKVNVNQGRFVFGGEPIAVMGEKRVASATALALETDRPTLYIEFRNNGTPVDSKPWWTAKETGRARNDS, encoded by the coding sequence ATGGGCGCACGTCTAAAAAGGCCTGTCGGACGTGGATCAGCTCTGGCCAGCACGCTGGCCATGGCGGGTCTTCTGCTGTCCGTGCCTTATTCCGCACCCGCGCAGGACGTTTCGCCGACGCAAGTCCCGGCAACCAATCCAGCAACCAGCAATACGGATGGCGCGGCACCGGCAGCCGATCCGACGGCGGAACTGCAGCACAAGCAGGAAGAAACCCGCAAGCAGTTGGAAGACCTCGGCAAAACGATGAAATTGTCGGCTGACAAAGTCACGTCGATCGAGCAAAGCATCGCCAATACCAACAAGAACAGCGCCGATATCCGTCAGGCGCTGATCGAATCGGCCGCGAGACGAAAGGGCCTCGAACAGAAGATACAGGATAGCGAAAAGAAGATCGCAAGCCTCGGCGTGCAGGAAGACAAGATCCGTAATTCACTTCGCGACAGGCGAGGGGTTCTCGCGGAAGTCCTCGCCGCCCTGGAGCGCATGGGACGCAATCCTCCTCCTGCATTGCTGGTCACGCCGGAAGATGCGCTGGCATCCGTCAGAAGCGCCATTCTGCTCGGCGCCGTGGTTCCGGGAATGCGGGCAGAGGCGGACCGCCTCGTGGCAGATCTGAAGACCCTGAGCGAGACACGCCAGGCCGCCGCGACAGAGAAGCAGTCGGTGACCGATACGATTGCAACCAGCCTTGAAGAAGACAAGCGCATGGATCTTCTTCTCGCCGAAAACGACAAACTGAATAACCAGAACAATGCCGATCTGGACGCGGAGCGGCAGCGTGCAACTGAGCTCGCCAACCGCTCGACATCGCTTGAAGGCCTGATCGGCTCGCTGGAAGACCAGATCGCATCCGTTCGTGATGCAATGGACCGCGCACGGGCCGAGGAAGAGCGGCAGAAGCAATTGTCGGAAAGCGAGCGGGAGAAGGCAAGGCAGCTGGCCGAAAGCGGAGTGCCCGACAAAAACCGCATTGCGCCAGCATATCCCTTTTCCAGCCTCAAGAACAAGCTGGAGCTTCCCGTCGCGGGCGATGTCGTGCGGTGGTACGGCGACCCTGACGGCACCGGACATCCGGCTCGGGGTATCACCATTGCATCCAACCCCGGCTCGGTGGTTACCGCGCCTGCGGACGGATTGGTGGTGTTTGCCGGCGCTTTCAGAAGCTACGGACAAACCATCATTCTCAACGCCGGCGATGGCTATTACGTTGTCATGACCGGTATGGAAAAGGTCAATGTCAATCAAGGCCGCTTTGTTTTTGGCGGCGAGCCTATCGCTGTGATGGGTGAGAAAAGAGTAGCAAGTGCAACTGCGTTGGCGCTGGAAACGGATCGCCCAACGCTTTACATTGAATTTAGAAACAACGGCACACCGGTTGATTCCAAGCCATGGTGGACCGCCAAGGAAACTGGAAGGGCGCGAAATGATTCGTAG
- the obgE gene encoding GTPase ObgE produces the protein MKFLDEAKVYIRSGDGGAGAVSFRREKFVEFGGPDGGDGGRGGDVWVEAVNGLNTLIDFRFQQHFKAKIGTHGMGRNRTGANGESVTLKVPVGTQIFEEDNETLIIDMIKEGQKFRLAKGGNGGFGNTHFKSPTNQAPNWANPGLEGEEKTVWLRLKLIADAGLVGLPNAGKSTFLASVTRARPKIANYPFTTLHPNLGVAAIDGREFVLADIPGLIEGAHEGIGLGDRFLGHVERTRVLLHLVSSMEEKVGQSYKTVKAELEAYGGGLTDKQEIVALSQIDILDEKELKKKAKELEKACGQTPFLISAVTGKGMTEVLRALRDVIIEASEGDDTALPDRSTAVIDFDEDGEL, from the coding sequence ATGAAATTTCTCGACGAGGCAAAAGTCTATATTCGCTCCGGCGACGGCGGCGCGGGCGCAGTCTCGTTCCGGCGGGAAAAGTTCGTTGAATTCGGCGGGCCGGACGGCGGCGACGGCGGACGCGGTGGTGATGTCTGGGTCGAAGCGGTCAACGGCCTCAACACGCTGATCGATTTCCGCTTCCAGCAGCATTTCAAGGCCAAGATCGGCACCCACGGCATGGGCCGCAACCGCACCGGTGCCAACGGTGAGAGCGTGACACTGAAGGTTCCGGTCGGCACCCAGATCTTCGAGGAAGACAACGAGACCTTGATCATCGACATGATCAAGGAAGGCCAGAAGTTCCGGCTTGCCAAGGGCGGCAATGGCGGCTTCGGCAATACCCATTTCAAGTCGCCCACCAACCAGGCGCCGAACTGGGCGAACCCGGGTCTTGAAGGCGAGGAAAAGACCGTCTGGCTCAGGTTGAAGCTGATCGCTGATGCCGGTCTCGTCGGCCTGCCCAATGCCGGCAAGTCGACCTTCCTGGCATCCGTCACCCGCGCCCGACCGAAGATCGCCAACTATCCGTTCACCACGCTCCATCCCAATCTTGGTGTTGCGGCAATCGATGGGCGCGAGTTCGTTCTGGCGGACATTCCCGGTCTGATCGAAGGCGCTCATGAAGGCATCGGTCTTGGCGATCGCTTCCTCGGCCATGTGGAGCGCACCCGCGTTCTGCTGCACCTCGTGTCGTCGATGGAGGAAAAGGTCGGCCAGTCCTACAAGACGGTCAAGGCGGAGCTCGAAGCCTATGGCGGCGGCTTGACCGATAAGCAGGAAATCGTCGCGCTGTCGCAGATCGATATTCTCGACGAAAAGGAATTGAAGAAGAAGGCCAAGGAACTGGAAAAGGCCTGCGGCCAAACCCCGTTCCTGATTTCAGCCGTCACCGGCAAGGGTATGACCGAAGTGCTGCGCGCGCTGCGTGACGTCATCATCGAGGCAAGCGAAGGCGACGACACCGCCCTGCCCGACCGCTCGACAGCGGTCATCGATTTCGATGAGGACGGCGAGCTATGA
- a CDS encoding RNA pyrophosphohydrolase, with translation MSKKGGPLKAEDLPYRPCVGIMVLSRDGLVWAGRRISEANSEYDGSPQLWQMPQGGIDKGEDPLPAAYRELYEETGMKTVTLLAQSKDWINYDLPAHLIGIGLKGKYRGQTQRWFAFRFDGDEDEIAINPPPGGHQAEFDAWEWKPMGELPGLIVPFKRKVYEQVVAEFAHLGSAAA, from the coding sequence ATGTCCAAGAAGGGTGGGCCGTTAAAGGCCGAAGACCTGCCATATCGGCCGTGCGTCGGCATCATGGTGCTCAGTCGCGACGGTCTGGTCTGGGCAGGGCGCCGCATCAGCGAGGCCAATAGTGAATATGACGGCTCGCCGCAGCTGTGGCAGATGCCGCAGGGCGGGATAGACAAGGGCGAGGATCCGCTGCCGGCCGCCTATCGCGAGCTTTATGAGGAAACCGGCATGAAGACGGTGACCCTGCTTGCCCAGTCGAAGGACTGGATCAACTACGATCTGCCGGCCCATCTCATCGGCATCGGGCTGAAGGGAAAATACCGGGGGCAGACCCAGCGCTGGTTCGCATTCCGCTTTGATGGCGATGAAGATGAAATTGCCATCAATCCTCCACCAGGCGGCCATCAGGCGGAGTTCGACGCCTGGGAATGGAAACCTATGGGCGAGCTGCCTGGGCTGATCGTACCGTTCAAGCGCAAGGTGTATGAACAGGTCGTGGCGGAATTCGCTCATCTTGGAAGCGCCGCGGCGTAA
- a CDS encoding glutamate-5-semialdehyde dehydrogenase: MLDKVSTTDVATIMAEIGRNAKAAGRKLAIASTAAKNKALLAMADAIIAAREEILAANAKDLKQVEGKDLLPSFIDRLTLTEKSIAGMAEALREIAEFKDPVGEVIAAWDRPNGLKIERVRTPLGVIGVIYESRPNVTADAGALCLKAGNAVILRGGSDGMHSSQAIHQCLLTGLRAAGLPEHAIQIVPTADRAAVGAMLSGLDGAIDVIVPRGGKSLVARVQNEARVPVFAHLEGLCHVYVDASADLDMARNIIVNAKMRRTGVCGAAETLLIDRAAAATHLVPLLDALKAAGCEIRGSADVLLAYTMAKPATEEDWRTEYLDAVISVAIVDGIDGAIRHIDTYSSNHTEAVIAEDPAVVARFFNEIDSAILLHNASTQFADGGEFGMGGEIGISTGKMHARGPVGVEQLTSFKYRVHGTGQIRP, from the coding sequence ATGCTGGATAAGGTTTCGACGACAGACGTCGCCACGATCATGGCCGAAATCGGCCGCAATGCGAAAGCAGCCGGCCGAAAGCTTGCCATCGCCTCGACCGCAGCGAAAAACAAGGCGCTCCTTGCCATGGCCGACGCGATCATCGCAGCCAGAGAAGAGATCCTCGCAGCCAATGCGAAGGACCTGAAGCAGGTCGAAGGCAAGGACCTGCTGCCCTCCTTCATCGATCGCCTGACGCTGACGGAAAAAAGCATTGCCGGCATGGCGGAGGCGCTGCGCGAGATTGCCGAATTCAAGGATCCGGTCGGCGAAGTGATCGCCGCCTGGGATCGGCCCAACGGTTTGAAGATCGAGCGTGTGCGCACGCCGCTCGGTGTGATCGGCGTGATCTACGAAAGCCGCCCCAACGTCACCGCTGATGCCGGCGCCCTGTGCCTCAAGGCCGGCAATGCCGTCATCCTGCGTGGCGGATCGGATGGCATGCATTCGTCGCAGGCGATCCACCAATGCCTGTTGACCGGCCTCAGGGCCGCAGGCCTTCCCGAACATGCGATCCAGATCGTCCCGACCGCCGATCGCGCCGCCGTCGGCGCCATGCTTTCCGGCCTTGATGGCGCAATCGACGTCATTGTGCCCCGTGGCGGCAAGAGCCTTGTCGCACGCGTACAGAACGAAGCCCGCGTTCCCGTCTTTGCCCATCTCGAAGGCCTCTGCCACGTTTATGTCGATGCTTCGGCAGATCTCGACATGGCAAGGAACATCATTGTGAATGCCAAGATGCGGCGCACCGGCGTCTGCGGCGCCGCCGAAACGCTGCTGATCGACAGGGCTGCTGCGGCCACTCATCTCGTTCCGCTGCTTGATGCTCTCAAGGCAGCCGGTTGCGAGATCCGCGGTTCGGCGGATGTCCTGCTTGCCTATACCATGGCCAAGCCGGCGACTGAGGAAGACTGGCGCACGGAATATCTCGATGCGGTGATCTCGGTTGCCATCGTCGACGGCATCGATGGCGCCATCCGCCATATCGACACCTATTCATCCAACCATACGGAAGCGGTCATCGCGGAAGACCCGGCAGTCGTTGCCCGCTTCTTCAACGAGATCGATTCGGCGATCTTGCTGCACAATGCCTCCACCCAGTTTGCCGATGGCGGCGAATTCGGCATGGGCGGCGAGATCGGCATTTCCACCGGCAAGATGCATGCCCGCGGTCCCGTCGGCGTGGAGCAGCTGACCTCGTTCAAATACCGCGTGCACGGCACCGGCCAGATACGCCCATAG
- the bfr gene encoding bacterioferritin → MKGDKRVIERLNEALFLELGAVNQYWLHYRLLSDWGFTKLAKKERAESIEEMQHADRLIDRIIFLEGHPNLQTLAPLRIGQNVKEVLEADLAGEYDARTAYKASRDLCHEAGDYVSMKLFEALLMDEEGHIDFLETQLDLLAKIGEERYGQLNAESADAAE, encoded by the coding sequence TTGAAAGGCGACAAAAGAGTCATAGAGCGGCTTAACGAGGCCCTGTTCCTCGAACTCGGAGCCGTAAACCAATACTGGCTACACTATCGACTTCTCAGCGACTGGGGTTTCACCAAGCTCGCCAAGAAGGAACGTGCCGAATCCATCGAAGAAATGCAGCATGCCGATCGCCTGATCGATCGCATCATTTTCCTCGAAGGTCACCCCAATCTTCAGACGCTTGCACCTTTGCGCATCGGTCAGAACGTCAAGGAAGTGCTCGAAGCGGATCTCGCCGGCGAATATGACGCCCGCACCGCCTACAAGGCCTCCCGTGATCTCTGTCATGAGGCAGGCGACTATGTCTCCATGAAGCTGTTTGAAGCGCTGCTGATGGATGAGGAAGGCCATATCGACTTCCTCGAGACGCAGCTCGACCTTCTGGCGAAGATCGGCGAAGAGCGCTACGGCCAGCTGAACGCCGAGTCTGCCGACGCTGCCGAGTAA
- a CDS encoding S41 family peptidase produces the protein MIRRASLVIVGALMGATAMSVIYSAGVPAQAAGASTYKELSLFGDVFERIRAQYVTPPDEQKLIESAINGMLSSLDPHSSFMNAQDAEDMRTQTRGEFGGLGIEVTMENDMVKVIAPIDDTPAAKAGILAGDFISEIDGQSVRGLKLEDAVEKMRGAINTPIKLTIIRQGADKPLEISVMRDVIAVRAVKSRVEGGDVGYVRVISFTEKTYDDLEKAIKKIKEDVPADKLKGYVLDLRLNPGGLLDQAINVSDAFLDHGEVVSTRGRNADETRRFNASPGDLTDGKPVIVLINGGSASASEIVAGALQDQKRATLLGTRSFGKGSVQTIIPLGDAGALRLTTALYYTPSGKSIQGTGINPDIKVEQPLPPELQGKLKPESESSLKGHIQGVAETDEGSGSAAYVPPETKDDIQLNYALDLLHGVKTDPSFPANPDKAAANIKK, from the coding sequence ATGATTCGTAGGGCTTCGCTTGTCATCGTCGGTGCACTCATGGGTGCAACAGCGATGAGTGTCATCTATTCGGCCGGCGTGCCGGCTCAGGCAGCTGGAGCCTCTACCTACAAGGAACTGTCCCTTTTCGGCGATGTATTCGAACGCATCCGCGCCCAGTACGTGACCCCGCCGGATGAACAGAAGCTCATCGAAAGCGCCATCAATGGCATGCTGAGCTCCCTTGATCCGCATTCGAGCTTCATGAATGCCCAGGATGCCGAAGATATGCGGACCCAGACCCGCGGCGAGTTCGGCGGTCTCGGCATCGAAGTGACGATGGAAAACGACATGGTCAAGGTCATCGCGCCGATCGATGACACGCCGGCCGCCAAGGCGGGCATTCTTGCCGGCGACTTCATCTCCGAAATCGACGGCCAGTCGGTGCGCGGGCTGAAGCTCGAAGACGCCGTCGAAAAGATGCGCGGCGCGATCAACACGCCGATCAAGCTGACTATCATTCGCCAGGGCGCCGACAAACCGCTCGAAATCAGCGTCATGCGCGACGTCATCGCTGTGCGGGCCGTGAAGTCGCGCGTCGAAGGCGGCGACGTCGGTTATGTTCGCGTCATCTCCTTCACCGAAAAGACCTATGATGACCTCGAAAAGGCGATCAAGAAGATCAAGGAAGACGTGCCGGCCGACAAGCTGAAGGGCTACGTCCTCGATCTCCGCCTCAATCCGGGCGGCCTTCTCGATCAGGCGATCAACGTATCCGATGCGTTCCTTGACCACGGCGAGGTCGTCTCGACCCGCGGTCGCAATGCCGACGAGACCCGGCGCTTCAACGCTAGCCCGGGCGACCTGACGGATGGAAAGCCGGTTATCGTCCTCATCAACGGCGGCTCCGCATCCGCATCGGAAATCGTTGCCGGCGCTCTTCAGGACCAGAAGCGTGCCACACTTCTCGGTACGCGTTCCTTCGGCAAGGGTTCGGTACAGACCATCATTCCGCTTGGCGACGCTGGTGCTCTGCGCCTCACCACCGCGCTCTACTACACGCCGTCCGGCAAATCGATCCAGGGCACCGGTATCAATCCGGATATCAAGGTCGAGCAGCCGCTTCCCCCGGAATTGCAGGGCAAGCTCAAGCCGGAAAGTGAATCGAGCCTCAAGGGCCATATCCAGGGTGTCGCCGAAACGGATGAAGGCTCTGGATCTGCGGCCTATGTACCGCCGGAGACCAAGGATGATATCCAGCTCAACTATGCGCTGGACCTTCTTCACGGCGTCAAGACCGATCCAAGCTTCCCGGCCAACCCGGACAAGGCAGCCGCCAACATAAAGAAGTAA
- the proB gene encoding glutamate 5-kinase, with protein sequence MTGSAKTIRKALGSHKRVVIKIGSALLVDRKTGLKSAWLDSVCSDIARLKAGGADVLVVSSGAIALGRTVLDLPSGALKLEESQAAAAVGQIALARAWSESLSRDGIVAGQILLTLGDTEERRRYLNARATINQLLGIGAVPIINENDTVATSEIRYGDNDRLAARVATMTGADLLILLSDIDGLYTAPPHLDPEAKFLETIPAITPEIEAMAGGAASELSRGGMRTKIDAGKIATGAGCGMIIASGKTDHPLQAIEQGTRSSWFAPSGTPVTARKTWIAGQLQPAGELHIDEGAERALGTGKSLLPAGVRRIEGHFHRADTVAIIGMDGREIARGLVSYDADEARQIIGRKSIEIEEILGHAGRAAMVHRDDLVVTGGTRRKTVSKEDIAHAG encoded by the coding sequence ATGACCGGCTCCGCTAAGACCATTCGCAAGGCGCTTGGCAGCCACAAGCGCGTGGTCATCAAGATCGGCTCGGCCTTGCTGGTGGACCGCAAGACCGGGCTGAAATCAGCCTGGCTCGATTCCGTTTGCAGCGATATCGCCAGGCTCAAGGCCGGTGGCGCCGATGTTCTGGTCGTCTCTTCCGGCGCCATCGCGCTCGGCCGCACCGTACTCGACCTTCCTTCCGGCGCGCTGAAGCTCGAGGAAAGTCAGGCGGCAGCGGCCGTCGGCCAGATCGCGCTGGCCCGCGCCTGGTCGGAAAGCCTGTCGCGCGACGGGATCGTTGCCGGCCAGATCTTGCTCACGCTCGGCGACACGGAAGAACGGCGGCGTTATCTCAATGCCCGTGCCACGATCAACCAGCTGCTCGGCATCGGCGCGGTGCCGATCATCAATGAGAACGATACCGTCGCCACGTCGGAAATCCGTTATGGCGACAATGACCGCCTGGCAGCCCGCGTCGCCACCATGACCGGCGCGGATCTCCTGATCCTGCTTTCGGATATCGACGGACTTTATACGGCCCCTCCCCATCTCGATCCCGAGGCGAAATTCCTCGAGACGATCCCGGCGATCACGCCGGAGATCGAGGCGATGGCAGGAGGCGCTGCATCCGAACTGTCGCGTGGCGGCATGCGCACCAAGATCGATGCGGGCAAGATCGCGACCGGCGCCGGCTGCGGCATGATCATCGCATCGGGCAAGACCGACCATCCGCTGCAGGCAATCGAGCAGGGAACCCGTTCCTCCTGGTTTGCGCCTTCCGGCACGCCCGTCACCGCGCGCAAGACATGGATTGCCGGCCAGTTGCAGCCGGCTGGCGAGCTTCATATCGATGAAGGTGCCGAACGCGCGCTCGGCACCGGCAAGAGCCTGCTTCCTGCAGGCGTGCGCCGCATCGAAGGCCATTTCCACCGCGCCGATACGGTCGCCATCATCGGTATGGACGGGCGTGAGATCGCTCGCGGTCTGGTGAGCTACGACGCTGACGAGGCGCGCCAGATCATCGGCCGCAAATCAATCGAGATCGAGGAAATCCTCGGTCATGCCGGCCGTGCCGCCATGGTTCATCGCGACGACCTGGTCGTGACCGGTGGCACGAGACGCAAGACAGTCAGCAAGGAGGATATCGCCCATGCTGGATAA
- a CDS encoding divergent polysaccharide deacetylase family protein translates to MGTDLHAPLGQGRGPQRKPPRQNRAIACAVVLAAIAIAALSIYVLRGDDGLQKVASTQTDKPAGDGSVPADTAGKSKPGTDRNEPVAGVSTSGANIEKMPTGDGGYVTKYTPSDRQGPVVMDAQRLGQDPRMADQPNADLVEETSDGKLPVIGPDGLRPMDQYARPWSGARGTRIAIVISGLGLSQTGSQRAIQQLPAGVTLAFAASGNSLQRWMQEARRKGHEILLQVPMEPLDYPSDDPGPGTLLTKNSAKANLALLHKAMGEITNYTGLMNYQGGRYLADEKALQPVLQDVAKRGLLFLDDGSSSLSKTGTVADAAQLPHVFADVVLDGQVNTQAILRKLDELGRIADRKGTAIGVAAAFDESIDAVRQWADEATQRGVEIVGVSAIARDDSQP, encoded by the coding sequence TTGGGCACTGATCTCCATGCTCCCCTGGGACAAGGGCGGGGGCCTCAACGCAAGCCCCCCCGGCAGAATCGTGCCATCGCTTGTGCCGTCGTCCTGGCAGCGATCGCAATCGCCGCGCTATCCATCTACGTATTGCGGGGAGATGACGGTCTGCAGAAGGTCGCGTCGACGCAGACAGACAAGCCTGCCGGCGATGGCTCCGTGCCGGCCGACACCGCAGGCAAGAGCAAGCCTGGCACCGATCGCAACGAGCCTGTTGCCGGCGTCTCCACCTCCGGAGCCAATATCGAGAAAATGCCGACCGGTGACGGCGGCTATGTGACAAAATACACGCCGAGCGACCGCCAGGGTCCGGTCGTTATGGACGCGCAGCGTCTTGGCCAGGACCCGCGCATGGCGGATCAACCCAATGCCGATCTCGTGGAAGAGACGAGTGACGGCAAGCTTCCGGTGATTGGACCGGATGGCCTTCGTCCGATGGATCAGTATGCGCGGCCGTGGTCGGGGGCGAGAGGGACACGGATTGCGATCGTCATAAGCGGCCTCGGCCTCAGCCAGACAGGCAGCCAGCGTGCCATCCAGCAACTGCCGGCCGGTGTGACGCTTGCATTTGCCGCAAGTGGCAATAGCCTCCAGCGCTGGATGCAGGAGGCACGCCGTAAAGGCCACGAAATCCTGCTGCAGGTGCCCATGGAACCACTGGATTATCCATCAGACGATCCCGGACCAGGCACTCTACTGACCAAAAACTCTGCCAAAGCCAATCTGGCTCTACTGCATAAAGCCATGGGCGAGATCACCAATTATACAGGCCTGATGAACTATCAGGGAGGTCGTTACCTCGCTGACGAGAAGGCGTTGCAACCCGTTCTGCAGGACGTGGCCAAACGCGGCCTGCTCTTCCTTGATGACGGCTCCTCATCGCTCTCAAAAACCGGCACCGTCGCAGATGCGGCCCAGCTGCCGCATGTCTTTGCGGATGTCGTGCTGGACGGACAGGTCAATACGCAAGCAATATTGCGGAAGCTGGACGAACTTGGTCGTATCGCCGATCGCAAGGGCACCGCGATCGGCGTTGCGGCGGCTTTCGACGAGAGCATTGATGCTGTAAGGCAATGGGCCGACGAGGCAACACAGCGCGGTGTCGAGATCGTTGGCGTGTCGGCCATCGCACGCGACGACAGCCAACCGTGA
- the rlmH gene encoding 23S rRNA (pseudouridine(1915)-N(3))-methyltransferase RlmH: protein MRITLFAVGRLKAGPEKDLASRYLDRFAKAGPAIGLELAKLVEIQESRASNAETRKREEAAALEKALPEGAVLVLLDERGKALDSQAFSDVVGRYRDNGKRDMMLAIGGADGLDPDLRAKADLVLNLGSMTWPHQLVRILIAEQLYRAVTILSGHPYHRV from the coding sequence ATGCGTATAACCCTTTTTGCCGTGGGACGGCTGAAAGCCGGGCCCGAGAAGGATCTTGCGTCCCGTTATCTGGACCGCTTCGCAAAGGCCGGCCCAGCAATCGGCCTTGAACTGGCTAAACTCGTCGAGATACAGGAAAGCCGCGCCTCCAACGCCGAGACGCGCAAGCGTGAGGAAGCGGCAGCGCTTGAAAAGGCCCTGCCGGAGGGCGCTGTTCTGGTTCTTTTGGACGAGCGTGGCAAGGCGCTCGATAGCCAGGCCTTTTCCGATGTCGTCGGCCGTTATCGCGACAACGGCAAGCGGGATATGATGCTGGCGATCGGAGGCGCCGACGGGCTCGATCCGGATCTGCGCGCCAAAGCCGATCTCGTCCTCAATCTCGGCAGCATGACCTGGCCGCACCAGCTGGTGCGCATCCTTATTGCCGAGCAGCTTTACCGGGCCGTGACGATCCTTTCCGGCCATCCCTATCACCGCGTTTAA
- a CDS encoding nicotinate-nucleotide adenylyltransferase encodes MPHVERGMAIGLFGGSFNPPHEGHVLVAEIALRRLGLDQLWWMVTPGNPLKSRAELAPLSERIALSEDLNHDPRIKVTAFEKTLGGSYTADTLAHVKSRNPQAHFVWIMGADSLQSFHLWQKWREIVSMFPIAVIDRPGATLSFLSSKMARTFDYARVDEDDIGTLWKRKAPAWTFIHGPRSTLSSTALRAGGKKKAP; translated from the coding sequence ATGCCGCATGTCGAGCGGGGCATGGCCATCGGCCTGTTTGGCGGATCCTTCAATCCGCCCCATGAGGGTCATGTTCTGGTCGCCGAAATCGCCCTGCGGCGCCTCGGTCTCGACCAGCTCTGGTGGATGGTGACGCCGGGCAATCCGCTGAAGAGCCGGGCCGAGCTCGCTCCGCTCTCCGAGCGGATCGCTTTGAGCGAGGATCTGAACCATGACCCGCGCATCAAGGTCACCGCTTTCGAGAAGACGCTCGGAGGCTCCTATACGGCCGATACGCTTGCCCACGTGAAATCCAGGAACCCCCAGGCGCATTTTGTCTGGATCATGGGAGCCGACAGCCTGCAGTCCTTCCATCTCTGGCAGAAATGGCGCGAGATCGTCTCGATGTTTCCGATTGCCGTTATCGACCGCCCGGGCGCAACGCTCTCGTTCCTCTCGTCCAAGATGGCGCGCACCTTCGATTATGCCCGCGTCGACGAAGACGATATCGGCACCTTGTGGAAGCGCAAGGCGCCCGCATGGACCTTCATTCACGGCCCTCGATCCACATTGAGCTCAACTGCTCTGAGGGCCGGCGGCAAGAAAAAGGCACCATGA
- the rsfS gene encoding ribosome silencing factor: MLLLPGKKGQTLTTVHAKGRMASILPQSSERGADAAARALELILGSLEDSKAEDIVTINIAGKSALGDYMVVVTGRSSRHVVAICDHLVTDLKDEGFGTPRVEGQESGDWVLIDTGDVIIHVFRPEIREFYNIEKMWAAPEIEEGPLLH, encoded by the coding sequence ATGTTGCTGTTACCTGGTAAGAAAGGACAAACCCTGACAACAGTACACGCCAAGGGCAGGATGGCTTCCATTCTCCCGCAGAGTTCCGAACGTGGCGCCGATGCCGCTGCTCGTGCTCTCGAACTGATCCTCGGCAGCCTCGAGGATTCCAAGGCAGAAGATATCGTCACCATCAACATTGCCGGAAAATCGGCGCTGGGCGACTACATGGTTGTGGTCACCGGGCGATCGAGCCGCCATGTCGTGGCTATCTGCGACCATCTCGTGACCGACCTGAAGGACGAGGGCTTCGGAACGCCCCGCGTCGAAGGGCAGGAGAGCGGTGATTGGGTCCTGATCGACACCGGTGACGTGATCATCCACGTGTTCCGCCCCGAAATCCGCGAGTTCTACAACATCGAAAAGATGTGGGCGGCTCCGGAGATCGAAGAAGGACCGCTTCTGCATTGA
- a CDS encoding (2Fe-2S)-binding protein — MTGLPGMLVCSCNYITDKEIRDVIVQLLDEDCWQLIVPAKVYHAMSKRGRCCGCFPNVVDLIIRTTEEYHARRHSTEDEVVVYMSRLRQFHEDNRRADIERRQKSHRAA; from the coding sequence TTGACAGGTCTTCCGGGAATGCTCGTCTGCAGTTGCAACTATATTACCGACAAGGAAATCAGGGACGTTATCGTCCAGCTTCTTGACGAGGACTGTTGGCAGCTCATCGTTCCCGCCAAGGTCTATCATGCGATGAGCAAACGTGGCCGCTGTTGTGGCTGTTTTCCGAACGTCGTCGATCTGATCATTCGAACGACGGAGGAATATCACGCGCGCCGTCACTCGACGGAAGACGAAGTCGTTGTATATATGTCCCGCTTGAGACAGTTCCATGAGGACAATAGGAGAGCGGACATTGAAAGGCGACAAAAGAGTCATAGAGCGGCTTAA